In the Chitinophagales bacterium genome, one interval contains:
- a CDS encoding DUF2236 domain-containing protein: MKYFVKESSVVRSIWGNTDTVLFIFAGASAEFALNKAVDWLYFTGRLPADPIGRLFSTVAYAQKIVFSSDDDALKAIDTITFIHRQVEMNRGSQIPPWAYRDVLYMLIHYSIAAYELLFRQLTPAEKEEVFDVFYRVGQRMQLQDLPPNYESWIVSRRQHIQDDLAMSRYTSDLFLQYKKQLGISRYKILIEAQKLVVPEEVYALLKFGQTHWLRPSVPAYKFCRLIHLDGWVRKLLLPESYRSRLLALDKSGQ; encoded by the coding sequence ATGAAATACTTTGTAAAGGAGTCATCGGTAGTGCGCAGCATTTGGGGAAATACAGATACGGTACTCTTCATATTTGCAGGGGCATCTGCAGAATTTGCGCTTAACAAAGCAGTGGACTGGCTGTATTTTACAGGAAGGCTTCCTGCGGATCCCATTGGGCGACTGTTCTCCACGGTTGCATATGCTCAAAAAATTGTTTTCTCTTCAGATGACGATGCATTGAAAGCGATAGATACGATTACATTCATTCACCGGCAGGTTGAAATGAACCGCGGCAGTCAGATTCCGCCATGGGCCTATCGCGATGTACTATATATGCTTATTCATTATTCCATTGCAGCTTATGAGTTATTGTTTCGTCAGCTTACGCCAGCAGAGAAGGAAGAGGTCTTTGATGTTTTTTATCGCGTTGGACAACGCATGCAGTTACAGGATCTTCCCCCCAATTATGAATCGTGGATAGTCAGCCGCAGGCAGCACATACAGGATGATCTGGCCATGAGCCGGTACACTTCAGACCTTTTCCTGCAGTATAAAAAACAGTTAGGTATAAGCCGGTACAAGATTTTGATTGAAGCGCAGAAGCTGGTGGTACCTGAAGAAGTTTATGCATTATTAAAATTTGGGCAGACACATTGGCTGCGACCTTCAGTACCAGCTTACAAGTTCTGCAGATTGATTCATCTTGATGGCTGGGTCAGGAAACTCTTGTTGCCGGAATCATACCGGAGCCGTCTCCTGGCATTAGACAAATCCGGTCAATAG
- a CDS encoding glutamine--tRNA ligase/YqeY domain fusion protein, producing MNGDVKPLNFLEEIVEADLKSGKHNGRVLTRFPPEPNGYLHIGHAKSICLNFGLADKYGGKTNLRFDDTNPEKEEAEYVDSIKADIQWLGFTWDNEFYASDYFEQLYGFACILIRKELAYVDDLSAEEIAATKGTPTEAGKESPHRNRSIEENIRLFAAMRNGEFKEGEKVLRAKIDMASPNMHLRDPLMYRIKHVEHHRTGNKWCIYPMYDFAHGQCDAIEQITHSICTLEFEVHRPLYDWFIEQLEIFPSHQYEFARLNMTYTVMSKRKLLQLVNEKAVAGWDDPRMPTISAFRRRGYTPASIRAFCDKVGIQRRENSIDIGLLEFCVREDLNKHAIRRMVVLDPVKLVITNYEAGRMEMLHSENNPEMSDSGSREIPFSRELWIEREDFMEVPPKKFFRLGVGLMVRLKSAYIVKCEHFFKDEQGEVKEIHCTYIPESRSGDDHSGIQVKGTIHWVSVPAAVPVMVNLYDRLFHVEDPNAEEGDFKEYLNPHSLQTIDTAFAEPALRQSLLGESYQFIRKGYFCLDKTSTEGKLIFNRTVTLKDGWSKSKS from the coding sequence ATGAATGGAGACGTTAAACCCCTGAACTTCCTGGAAGAAATTGTGGAAGCTGATCTGAAGAGCGGTAAGCACAATGGCCGGGTGCTGACGAGGTTTCCGCCGGAGCCTAATGGCTACCTGCACATCGGCCATGCTAAAAGCATCTGCCTCAATTTTGGCCTGGCAGATAAGTATGGCGGGAAGACAAACCTGCGGTTTGATGATACGAATCCGGAGAAGGAAGAAGCAGAATATGTTGACAGCATAAAGGCTGATATTCAGTGGCTGGGTTTTACATGGGATAATGAATTTTATGCATCCGATTATTTCGAACAGCTCTATGGATTTGCCTGCATCCTGATCCGGAAAGAACTAGCTTATGTAGATGACTTGTCGGCGGAGGAAATTGCCGCCACGAAAGGCACTCCAACCGAAGCAGGCAAGGAAAGTCCGCACAGGAACAGGAGTATAGAAGAGAACATACGCCTCTTTGCTGCCATGCGTAACGGTGAATTTAAAGAAGGAGAGAAAGTGCTGCGTGCAAAGATCGATATGGCATCACCCAATATGCATCTCCGGGATCCGCTGATGTACCGTATCAAGCATGTTGAACATCACCGCACCGGCAACAAATGGTGCATTTACCCCATGTATGACTTTGCCCACGGGCAATGCGATGCCATCGAACAGATCACACATTCTATCTGCACGCTGGAGTTTGAGGTGCACCGGCCTCTATATGACTGGTTCATTGAGCAACTGGAGATCTTCCCGTCACATCAATATGAGTTTGCACGGTTAAACATGACCTACACGGTGATGAGCAAACGGAAGCTGTTACAGCTGGTGAATGAAAAAGCAGTGGCAGGATGGGATGATCCGCGCATGCCTACGATCTCGGCTTTCCGGCGAAGGGGATACACACCTGCCAGCATCCGTGCTTTTTGTGATAAGGTTGGCATTCAGCGCAGGGAAAATTCGATTGATATCGGACTGCTTGAGTTTTGTGTCCGTGAGGATCTTAATAAGCATGCGATACGCAGGATGGTGGTGCTTGATCCGGTGAAGCTTGTAATCACGAATTATGAAGCAGGCAGAATGGAAATGCTGCATAGTGAAAACAATCCTGAAATGTCGGACAGCGGAAGCCGTGAAATACCTTTTAGCAGGGAGTTGTGGATTGAGCGGGAAGATTTTATGGAAGTACCACCTAAAAAATTTTTCAGGCTTGGCGTAGGCCTGATGGTAAGATTGAAAAGCGCCTATATCGTGAAGTGTGAGCATTTCTTCAAAGATGAACAGGGTGAAGTGAAGGAGATTCACTGCACCTACATTCCTGAAAGCAGAAGCGGCGATGACCACAGTGGAATTCAGGTGAAGGGTACGATTCACTGGGTAAGTGTACCTGCGGCAGTGCCTGTAATGGTGAACCTGTACGACAGGCTGTTCCATGTAGAAGATCCCAATGCGGAGGAAGGGGATTTTAAGGAGTATCTTAATCCGCACAGTTTGCAAACCATTGATACGGCCTTTGCTGAGCCGGCGCTTCGGCAATCCCTGTTAGGTGAATCTTATCAGTTTATCAGGAAAGGATACTTCTGCCTTG
- a CDS encoding M20/M25/M40 family metallo-hydrolase produces the protein MNFPLLMFFLVSYLTPEPMITNLNKQEQAICSAVDARAAAAIALLKEAVNINSGTMNFEGVRKVGELFMDELKKLGFETRWSNGAEFGRAGHLVAVHKGKGKKFLLIGHLDTVFETDNEFQSWAMINDSTLRGPGASDMKGGDVIIILAMQALQDAGLLDDLSIEIIMTGDEELNGDPLSLSKKDIREAAIRADIALGFEDGDGLPNSALISRRGSSEWTLTVKGTPAHSSQIFTTNVGSGAIFETARILHSFYEALSGEENLTFNPGLIAGGSAVSFSSETNTATAFGKNNIVPGEVIVKGDLRAVSAEQLKKARQIMADIIKDNYPQTAATIDFGDDGYPPMTLTPGNKMLLDAYCKISIDLGFGPVNAVPPRNAGAADISFAADFVEMALDGLGIAGAGGHTANETANLNYLSIDAKRAAVLIARMAK, from the coding sequence ATGAATTTCCCTTTATTAATGTTTTTCCTGGTAAGCTATTTAACGCCTGAACCGATGATTACCAACTTAAACAAGCAAGAGCAGGCCATCTGCAGTGCCGTTGATGCACGTGCAGCAGCGGCCATTGCCCTGCTGAAGGAGGCCGTCAATATCAACAGCGGAACAATGAACTTTGAAGGTGTGCGTAAGGTCGGAGAACTGTTTATGGATGAATTGAAAAAGCTTGGCTTTGAAACGCGCTGGTCAAATGGCGCTGAATTCGGCCGTGCCGGTCACCTCGTAGCTGTTCATAAAGGAAAAGGAAAAAAATTTCTGCTGATTGGCCATCTCGATACAGTATTTGAAACTGACAATGAGTTTCAAAGCTGGGCCATGATAAATGATTCAACGCTACGGGGCCCCGGCGCCTCCGATATGAAAGGTGGTGACGTGATCATCATTTTAGCCATGCAGGCGCTGCAGGATGCCGGATTGCTGGATGACCTTTCCATTGAAATCATTATGACCGGTGATGAAGAGTTGAACGGCGATCCGCTGTCGCTGTCAAAAAAAGATATCCGCGAAGCAGCTATCCGTGCTGATATCGCATTAGGTTTTGAAGATGGCGACGGACTACCGAACAGCGCCTTGATATCAAGACGCGGTTCATCCGAATGGACACTCACCGTGAAGGGCACACCTGCTCATTCATCACAGATATTTACAACCAATGTAGGCAGTGGCGCCATCTTTGAAACAGCCCGCATTCTCCATTCATTTTACGAGGCATTGTCCGGAGAAGAAAACCTGACGTTCAATCCCGGACTCATTGCTGGCGGATCAGCTGTATCGTTCAGCAGCGAGACCAATACAGCCACCGCTTTCGGGAAGAATAATATTGTGCCTGGAGAAGTGATCGTGAAAGGCGATTTGCGCGCTGTATCCGCTGAACAACTGAAAAAGGCCAGGCAGATCATGGCAGACATTATCAAAGACAATTATCCTCAAACCGCTGCCACCATTGATTTCGGAGATGATGGTTATCCGCCGATGACATTAACGCCTGGCAACAAAATGCTGCTCGATGCCTATTGTAAGATAAGCATTGATCTGGGATTTGGTCCCGTGAATGCTGTTCCGCCGCGTAATGCCGGCGCAGCCGATATCTCTTTTGCCGCCGACTTTGTGGAAATGGCACTCGACGGATTAGGCATTGCAGGTGCAGGCGGACATACTGCTAATGAAACGGCGAACCTGAATTATTTATCCATCGACGCCAAACGTGCTGCCGTGCTGATAGCCAGGATGGCAAAATAA
- a CDS encoding sulfatase-like hydrolase/transferase, with protein MRRSILVLVALMLLKGSDLYAQCNLPAPVISNIIAGETSISVYWNTNLAVAYYKVRYRISGGSNWTTSNPLPQGSTYYYINELNAATSYDVRIVPYCSNNQQGNYAVATVTTLPPPQCNLPAPLINDIIITENSIRLIWQPDPAAAYYKVYHRQIASVNWQSSPEINAADSSYQISGLFSGTEYLIQLVPYCSNGKKELMFDTICSTLPSASGYTKDSIVIVIYLDDLPHKMMDSTGAPSFIHTPNFDRIASEGINFTRNYAMLPLCAPSRATLITGRSFVTTGVTDNSTQPNFNMMLPTIGGLLRSHGVYTAALGKFHDVIGEHPSDWDYSFESYNLQKENTTMNPVKFQLNGGAPKKAGNDSIITKVLMDSAAAIIQRVDGKLFLLISLRDPHIPTKVPAPFDTLYEHAPVVFGPNTVPFSDLYPSFTYLLPEKNYNTLSAAELALKDQYRAIAYVDDRIGYLLSVLENTGKLNNTTIILTGDHGFLNQEHALYGKRRPYQESLNVPLFIWNNEWFPQKGTRSTVLTCNADLFSTMLELFDLSDPGSDGLSVKSLYNGTAVRKTAYASVPYTTEGGYEAMPSCRSVWDSAYQYTRYGCSNITEEFFDLKNDPYQMNNLITVPSLQSTIQSYRVTLANIAAQLNDTASGTVINCYLIENGTFDFNVKMSIQGYADELNQGFMKPVMTNQLAGSNTDIVDTVTILLHDAGTLAAVDSSKGLLQTNGIVHCTFDNASAVASYYVVVRYKNTLKTWSALPVAMSMGSYDFTANSLSAFPDINNPVPPLSFTSGSYSIYSGDVNQDGQINGEDMNLLEYAAAEQAFGYYKSDLTGDGATDGADFNLLEMVISLGLFAVHP; from the coding sequence ATGCGTAGATCTATACTCGTGCTTGTTGCACTTATGTTGCTGAAAGGATCAGACCTGTATGCACAATGCAATTTACCTGCTCCGGTCATCAGCAACATTATTGCAGGCGAAACTTCCATATCGGTTTACTGGAATACCAATCTGGCTGTTGCATATTACAAAGTACGGTACAGGATAAGTGGCGGGAGCAACTGGACAACATCAAATCCATTGCCTCAAGGTTCAACCTACTATTATATTAATGAACTCAATGCTGCCACATCTTATGATGTGCGTATAGTGCCATACTGTTCCAATAATCAGCAGGGAAATTATGCGGTGGCCACGGTGACCACGCTTCCTCCTCCGCAATGCAACCTGCCGGCACCGCTGATCAATGATATCATTATTACAGAAAACAGCATCCGGCTCATCTGGCAGCCTGATCCTGCTGCCGCTTACTATAAAGTGTATCACCGGCAGATCGCATCTGTCAACTGGCAAAGTTCGCCGGAAATCAATGCCGCAGATTCCAGCTACCAGATCAGTGGATTATTCTCCGGCACCGAATATCTTATTCAGCTTGTTCCGTATTGCAGCAATGGAAAAAAGGAACTGATGTTTGATACTATCTGCTCAACCCTTCCTTCCGCTTCCGGTTATACAAAAGACAGCATCGTTATCGTAATTTATTTAGATGATCTTCCACACAAAATGATGGATTCCACAGGAGCGCCTTCTTTTATCCATACACCTAACTTCGACCGGATTGCCAGTGAAGGAATAAATTTCACCCGCAACTACGCCATGCTACCACTTTGTGCTCCTTCAAGAGCGACCTTAATTACAGGCCGCTCTTTCGTCACCACGGGGGTTACCGATAATTCCACACAGCCAAATTTCAACATGATGCTACCGACAATCGGCGGATTGCTACGAAGTCATGGTGTTTATACTGCGGCGCTGGGCAAGTTTCACGATGTTATCGGGGAGCATCCTTCCGATTGGGATTACAGTTTTGAAAGCTACAACCTGCAGAAGGAAAACACAACGATGAACCCGGTGAAGTTTCAGCTCAACGGCGGAGCACCGAAAAAGGCAGGCAATGATTCTATTATTACGAAAGTGCTGATGGATTCGGCAGCAGCCATAATACAAAGGGTGGACGGCAAATTGTTTTTACTCATTTCACTGCGTGATCCGCATATACCTACCAAGGTTCCGGCGCCTTTTGATACACTCTATGAACATGCACCGGTTGTTTTCGGACCTAATACGGTGCCCTTTTCAGATCTCTATCCGTCTTTTACTTACCTGTTGCCGGAAAAAAATTATAACACCCTTTCAGCAGCTGAATTGGCGCTTAAAGACCAGTACCGCGCGATAGCCTATGTGGATGACCGGATCGGATACTTGCTTTCCGTGTTGGAGAATACAGGGAAACTGAATAACACCACCATCATATTAACAGGCGATCATGGATTCTTAAACCAGGAACATGCGCTTTATGGCAAACGGCGACCTTACCAGGAATCGCTGAATGTTCCATTATTTATCTGGAATAATGAATGGTTTCCGCAAAAGGGTACAAGGAGCACGGTGCTGACCTGCAATGCAGATCTGTTTTCCACTATGCTGGAATTATTTGACCTGTCCGACCCGGGCTCAGACGGGTTGTCGGTGAAAAGTTTGTATAATGGAACTGCCGTGCGCAAGACGGCTTATGCAAGTGTGCCTTACACGACTGAAGGCGGATATGAAGCCATGCCTTCCTGCCGTTCAGTTTGGGATAGCGCCTATCAGTATACGAGATATGGATGTTCCAATATAACAGAAGAGTTTTTTGACCTGAAGAATGATCCATATCAGATGAACAACCTTATAACAGTACCGTCGTTACAAAGTACGATTCAATCCTACCGTGTGACTCTTGCCAACATCGCCGCACAGCTAAACGATACTGCGTCGGGCACCGTAATCAACTGTTACCTTATTGAAAACGGAACATTTGATTTTAATGTCAAGATGTCCATTCAGGGTTATGCCGATGAACTTAACCAGGGTTTTATGAAACCGGTAATGACTAATCAACTGGCAGGCAGTAACACGGATATTGTTGATACGGTCACTATTTTGCTGCATGATGCCGGAACGCTTGCTGCCGTTGATTCATCTAAAGGCCTTTTACAAACCAACGGAATAGTGCATTGTACATTTGACAATGCATCTGCAGTTGCTTCCTATTATGTGGTGGTTCGTTACAAAAATACTTTGAAAACCTGGAGTGCCTTACCGGTTGCTATGAGTATGGGAAGCTATGATTTTACAGCCAATTCATTAAGTGCATTTCCTGATATCAATAACCCTGTTCCGCCACTGAGCTTTACCTCCGGCTCCTACTCGATTTACAGCGGTGATGTTAACCAGGACGGGCAGATTAACGGAGAAGATATGAACCTGCTGGAGTATGCTGCAGCAGAGCAGGCCTTCGGTTATTACAAATCTGATCTTACCGGCGATGGTGCCACAGACGGTGCAGATTTTAATTTGCTGGAAATGGTGATCAGTTTAGGTCTTTTTGCAGTTCACCCATAA